The Candidatus Jordarchaeales archaeon genome includes a window with the following:
- a CDS encoding flavin reductase family protein yields the protein MKVSVSNAYLLLYPRPVVLVSCIDSKGKRNIITLAWSMPVSFNPPMVAVSIGFQRESYRMIKESGEFVVNVPPSKLVKEVLFCGTISGRDVDKFSETGLTAAPARRVRAPIIAECIAHLECKVEKTVEAGDHMVFIGRVLEAYAEEDFSARRKEILLHLGGDKFTTPL from the coding sequence TTGAAAGTTAGTGTATCGAACGCTTACCTTCTACTTTACCCGAGGCCGGTTGTGCTGGTCAGCTGCATAGACTCGAAGGGTAAGAGAAACATAATTACTCTTGCCTGGTCTATGCCTGTCAGCTTTAACCCCCCAATGGTTGCCGTCAGTATAGGCTTCCAGAGGGAGTCATACAGGATGATTAAGGAGAGCGGCGAGTTCGTGGTTAACGTTCCACCGTCTAAACTTGTCAAAGAGGTACTCTTCTGTGGAACCATATCTGGAAGAGACGTCGACAAGTTTAGCGAAACAGGGTTGACCGCTGCTCCTGCCAGAAGAGTGCGGGCACCGATAATAGCTGAGTGCATCGCCCACCTCGAGTGCAAGGTTGAGAAAACGGTTGAAGCAGGAGACCACATGGTCTTCATAGGTAGAGTTCTTGAAGCTTATGCTGAAGAGGACTTCAGTGCTAGGAGAAAGGAGATCCTCTTGCACCTTGGAGGAGATAAATTTACCACTCCACTATAG
- a CDS encoding nucleoside 2-deoxyribosyltransferase, with product MKVYFAAPMRGERKSGEIYRKIFFVLERMGCKVITPHVVDESGRAEEGLSDEEIFERDMKLINECDVLVAEVSTPSIGVGVEIQSALDRGKPVICLYLPEARKGVSALVLGNPNIVKIEYTPDTVEEKLLKVLGKCVSPNAGRNT from the coding sequence TTGAAAGTTTACTTCGCAGCTCCGATGAGAGGCGAGCGGAAAAGCGGTGAAATTTATAGGAAAATATTTTTCGTTTTAGAGCGGATGGGTTGCAAAGTGATTACTCCTCACGTGGTAGATGAAAGTGGGAGAGCTGAGGAGGGGTTAAGCGACGAGGAAATATTCGAAAGAGATATGAAGCTCATTAATGAATGTGATGTACTAGTAGCCGAAGTTTCCACGCCATCTATAGGAGTTGGTGTTGAAATTCAGTCGGCACTTGACAGGGGTAAGCCTGTCATATGTTTATATCTGCCGGAAGCTAGGAAAGGTGTTTCAGCTTTGGTGCTCGGAAATCCCAACATAGTCAAAATTGAGTACACTCCCGACACAGTTGAGGAGAAACTGCTGAAAGTACTGGGAAAGTGTGTTTCTCCTAATGCTGGGAGAAACACTTGA
- a CDS encoding amidohydrolase family protein has translation MKVIDAHIHLIPEKVISSGVLVLMQRFFQVDPDFYLQIVRSPDNLVRYLDKYDIEAVAVMSYPAPDVMGWGDELVDAVGEYTSRYPDRLLFFCSVHPRFESHPTRRLEHLYSKYEVRGIKLHPVHQLFKPNAYLPEEGGMRTLEEIYQFAVDHEIPVLFHTGTSVFPRARNKYGDPMFLDDVATDYPKLEIIMSHGGRPIWMKTATFLLRRHPNITLDISSIPPKKLTEYFPDIEKLADRSMFGSDWPSPGVSTIHGNIEQFLSTELSSQAKEKILFKTASKKLKL, from the coding sequence TTGAAAGTTATAGATGCTCACATCCATCTTATTCCAGAAAAAGTCATTAGTAGTGGTGTTCTAGTTTTAATGCAACGTTTTTTCCAAGTTGACCCTGACTTTTATCTTCAAATAGTAAGAAGCCCCGACAACTTGGTTAGATATCTTGACAAGTACGATATTGAAGCTGTCGCCGTAATGTCCTATCCTGCACCAGACGTCATGGGCTGGGGAGACGAGCTCGTCGACGCTGTAGGCGAGTACACCAGCAGATACCCTGACAGGTTACTCTTCTTTTGCTCAGTTCATCCTAGGTTTGAAAGCCATCCCACGAGAAGGCTGGAGCACCTTTACAGCAAGTATGAAGTACGGGGGATAAAACTTCACCCTGTCCACCAGCTCTTCAAACCAAATGCCTACCTACCTGAAGAAGGTGGGATGCGCACGCTGGAAGAAATCTACCAGTTTGCGGTAGACCACGAAATCCCCGTATTGTTCCACACTGGGACAAGTGTGTTCCCAAGGGCGCGAAACAAGTACGGCGACCCAATGTTCCTAGACGATGTTGCCACCGATTACCCGAAACTGGAAATAATAATGAGCCATGGTGGACGTCCAATATGGATGAAGACGGCAACATTCCTTTTACGAAGACACCCCAACATAACACTTGACATTTCAAGCATACCACCGAAGAAGTTGACAGAATACTTCCCAGACATAGAGAAACTTGCCGATAGGAGCATGTTCGGCTCTGACTGGCCAAGTCCGGGAGTGTCAACTATACACGGTAACATAGAACAATTTCTAAGCACCGAGCTCTCCAGCCAAGCAAAAGAAAAAATACTTTTCAAAACAGCATCAAAAAAACTTAAACTATAA
- the prf1 gene encoding peptide chain release factor aRF-1, with translation MSEEVEVKERTSFEKYKLRKLIEELEAKKGQHTELISLYIPPDRNISDVMNNLREEYSTAANIKSKGTRKNVMEALRSIISKLKYFSRPPPNGLVIFSGAIPTSGQGTEKLEFWMVVPPEPIRIYKYHCDNKFFLDPLKEMLEEKDTYGIIVLDKSEAHIATVRGTRLEIHKKLTSGIPGKHTAGGQSQRRFERLIEQAGHEFFKRIGEHANNVFLSIPDLKGIVIGGPGPSKEKFVDGDYLDYRLKQKVIGVVDTGYTGEPGIRDVIWKAEALLTNLRYTEEKRLVQKFLEILAKDDSKVTYGEQEVREALIQGRVDTLLISEGLDVVKVTISCPSCNYEEVRTARRSELSWIQSEVAQRNCPQCNSSLLAVKEVKDIIEELGELGEQTGARVEVISTETEEGQQLIQAFKGVAAILRY, from the coding sequence ATGAGTGAGGAAGTAGAAGTTAAAGAGAGGACATCCTTTGAAAAGTACAAACTGCGTAAGCTCATAGAGGAGCTGGAGGCGAAAAAAGGCCAGCACACAGAGTTAATCAGCCTCTATATTCCGCCAGACCGGAATATAAGTGACGTGATGAATAACCTTAGAGAGGAGTACAGTACAGCGGCCAACATTAAGTCTAAGGGGACGCGCAAGAACGTCATGGAGGCGCTTAGAAGCATAATTTCTAAGTTGAAGTATTTTTCGCGCCCGCCCCCGAACGGCCTCGTGATATTTAGTGGTGCGATACCAACTAGCGGGCAAGGTACGGAGAAGCTTGAGTTCTGGATGGTTGTACCACCTGAACCTATAAGGATTTACAAGTATCATTGTGACAACAAGTTCTTCTTAGACCCATTAAAGGAAATGCTCGAGGAAAAGGATACTTACGGTATAATAGTTTTGGATAAGTCTGAGGCGCACATCGCTACTGTTAGGGGTACTCGTCTTGAAATTCACAAGAAGCTTACGTCGGGTATCCCCGGAAAGCATACAGCGGGAGGACAGTCTCAGCGTAGGTTTGAGCGACTCATAGAGCAGGCAGGGCATGAATTCTTTAAGAGAATCGGGGAGCACGCGAACAACGTTTTTCTCTCTATTCCTGATTTGAAGGGAATCGTGATAGGAGGACCGGGACCGTCGAAAGAGAAGTTTGTTGACGGCGACTACTTAGATTACCGTCTTAAACAGAAAGTTATAGGTGTGGTTGATACAGGCTACACCGGGGAGCCTGGAATCAGAGATGTTATATGGAAGGCTGAAGCCCTTCTCACCAATTTGAGATACACTGAGGAGAAGCGGCTTGTGCAAAAATTTCTCGAGATTTTGGCTAAAGACGACAGCAAGGTTACTTACGGTGAGCAAGAGGTTAGAGAGGCGTTAATACAAGGTAGGGTAGACACTCTCTTGATTTCAGAGGGATTGGACGTTGTCAAAGTGACGATCAGCTGTCCAAGTTGCAACTACGAAGAAGTGAGGACGGCTAGGAGAAGTGAACTGTCGTGGATTCAGAGTGAAGTTGCGCAGAGAAACTGTCCGCAGTGTAACAGTTCGCTTCTAGCTGTGAAGGAAGTGAAAGATATAATAGAAGAGCTGGGAGAGCTGGGTGAGCAGACGGGAGCTAGGGTTGAAGTAATATCTACTGAGACCGAGGAAGGACAGCAGTTAATACAAGCCTTCAAGGGTGTCGCTGCAATTTTAAGATATTAA
- a CDS encoding acyl-CoA dehydrogenase family protein, with the protein MVDAFPWWTEEQKAFQKELSEYVSKLMPKAEEAYWERRFPWDLIKEIGKKGYFGAGVPKEYGGLGLGITGCCIAAEQLGRLYCVGHMFVTSHIGGYHQILFHGTEEQKKKWLSGLAKGVLGAVCITEPYYGSDAAGIETVAVREGDEYIITGKKRFITAGGVADRYLLYARTSDDPEDRRRYRHLSAFVIEKGMKGFRLEKINELIGFENVPNAYLTLDHVRVPVENRIGNEGDGWNIMMGGLNFERTLCAAVTLGGMLEALRCVYNYLQRRVQFGMRTIDFVNNQFAIADMIADYRIARLVTYYSAYTMDIGLNMPVEAAAAKMFTTDASLRMGINGVQIMGGDGLTKFYPVERLVRESKIGQIIAGTNEIMKVIIYRLGPLAMYEDLIYPWRFTLHPRLNVPMPTFEKSPFAGKEVNEENMLKFFALYYRIHPGLHATIEDIAKEFEAPQEKITEVLQAMEAKGLASLYRDRKGKILLARPTYKALLQAAPPEYYKWFPAWYRDEDKF; encoded by the coding sequence ATGGTTGACGCCTTCCCCTGGTGGACTGAAGAACAAAAGGCATTCCAGAAAGAGCTGAGCGAGTATGTTAGTAAGCTCATGCCCAAAGCCGAGGAAGCATATTGGGAGCGCCGCTTCCCATGGGACCTCATAAAGGAGATCGGAAAGAAAGGATACTTCGGCGCCGGTGTTCCTAAAGAGTATGGCGGTCTTGGTCTAGGGATAACCGGGTGCTGTATAGCGGCTGAGCAGCTCGGTAGACTTTACTGTGTTGGGCACATGTTCGTGACTTCTCACATTGGAGGCTACCACCAAATTCTCTTCCACGGCACTGAGGAGCAAAAGAAGAAGTGGTTATCTGGTCTAGCCAAAGGTGTCCTCGGTGCTGTATGTATCACAGAACCTTATTACGGGTCTGATGCTGCGGGAATTGAAACTGTGGCTGTTCGTGAAGGAGACGAGTACATTATAACCGGGAAGAAGAGGTTCATCACAGCTGGTGGAGTTGCAGACAGATACCTCCTTTACGCGAGGACAAGTGACGACCCGGAGGACAGAAGGCGCTACAGGCACCTCTCAGCCTTCGTCATCGAAAAAGGAATGAAGGGTTTCAGGCTCGAAAAAATCAACGAACTGATAGGCTTCGAAAACGTCCCCAACGCGTACCTCACCTTGGACCACGTCCGTGTCCCAGTTGAAAACAGGATCGGAAACGAGGGCGACGGCTGGAACATAATGATGGGCGGGCTTAACTTCGAGAGAACATTATGCGCCGCCGTTACACTGGGAGGCATGCTCGAAGCACTTAGGTGCGTCTACAACTATCTTCAAAGAAGAGTTCAGTTCGGCATGAGGACAATAGACTTTGTCAACAATCAGTTCGCAATCGCAGATATGATTGCAGATTACAGAATCGCGCGGCTTGTAACATACTACTCTGCTTACACAATGGACATAGGCCTAAACATGCCCGTCGAAGCGGCTGCAGCTAAAATGTTTACGACAGACGCCTCCCTCAGAATGGGCATAAATGGAGTCCAAATAATGGGTGGAGACGGTCTAACCAAGTTTTACCCGGTTGAGCGTCTCGTGAGAGAGTCAAAAATAGGACAAATTATAGCTGGAACAAACGAAATAATGAAAGTCATCATATACAGGTTAGGACCACTTGCCATGTACGAAGATCTCATATACCCATGGAGGTTCACCTTACACCCACGTCTCAACGTCCCGATGCCGACCTTTGAAAAGTCACCATTCGCAGGAAAGGAGGTCAACGAAGAGAACATGCTCAAGTTCTTCGCGCTATACTACCGCATACACCCAGGACTTCACGCTACAATTGAGGACATAGCTAAGGAGTTCGAGGCACCACAGGAGAAAATAACAGAAGTCCTCCAGGCCATGGAGGCGAAGGGTCTCGCATCACTCTACAGGGACCGCAAGGGGAAGATACTACTTGCAAGGCCAACGTACAAAGCCCTCCTACAAGCGGCGCCACCGGAATACTACAAGTGGTTCCCAGCATGGTACAGAGATGAAGACAAGTTCTAA
- the asnS gene encoding asparagine--tRNA ligase, giving the protein MEASTCRIKDLSFHLGERVEVKGWIHLIREHGKNLTFIVLRDGTGFTQVVARRGIPGYESLSSVYREAAVSIIGTVVKDERSPYEYELRAERVHVISPSSPTIEEEYQPDSSPDVLLDKRHLVIRGEKTSSILKYVAKLLKYFREFCEERGLVEVVPPLITRAACEGGATLFPIKYFDETAYLTQSSQLYLEAALPALGNVYCIQKSFRAEKSRTRRHLTEYTHAEVELAFITFDELVSFTEDLIIHIVQRTLEEDEWILKKLGVDDLKVPKKPFKRFTYKEAVKKLRSEGVPINEGDEIEESMERKLVDQLGEPIFLTEFPASQKAFYFKRKDGEITLSMDLLVPYVGEIVGGGMREDDYETLLLRLKEINANIEDYQWYLDLRKYGSVPHGGFGLGVERTVEWILRLPHIREACLFPRLINRLTP; this is encoded by the coding sequence ATGGAGGCATCAACGTGCCGCATAAAGGATTTATCATTTCACCTAGGAGAGCGCGTTGAGGTTAAGGGCTGGATACACCTAATTCGAGAGCACGGTAAAAACCTCACGTTCATAGTGCTCAGAGACGGGACAGGTTTCACGCAAGTAGTTGCAAGACGCGGGATCCCCGGATACGAGTCTCTCTCAAGTGTTTACAGAGAGGCAGCGGTGAGCATAATTGGTACGGTAGTAAAAGATGAGAGGTCACCTTACGAATATGAGCTCAGGGCTGAGCGCGTGCACGTCATCTCACCTTCAAGTCCAACAATAGAAGAAGAATATCAACCCGACTCTTCTCCAGACGTCCTCCTCGACAAGAGGCACCTCGTCATAAGAGGGGAGAAAACGTCTTCCATCCTGAAATACGTCGCCAAGCTACTGAAGTACTTCAGGGAGTTTTGTGAGGAAAGAGGATTAGTAGAAGTTGTCCCGCCACTAATAACCCGTGCCGCGTGTGAGGGAGGTGCAACCCTTTTCCCAATTAAGTATTTTGACGAGACAGCATACCTAACTCAGTCGTCTCAGCTCTACTTAGAAGCAGCCCTACCCGCGTTAGGGAACGTTTACTGCATACAGAAGTCTTTCAGGGCGGAGAAGTCTAGGACGAGGCGTCACCTAACAGAGTACACTCACGCTGAAGTAGAACTCGCCTTCATAACCTTCGATGAACTAGTAAGCTTCACAGAAGACTTGATAATTCACATAGTTCAGAGAACGCTCGAAGAGGATGAATGGATCCTAAAAAAGCTAGGCGTCGACGACCTAAAAGTGCCAAAGAAGCCATTCAAACGGTTCACGTACAAGGAAGCCGTGAAAAAACTAAGGAGCGAAGGAGTTCCGATAAACGAAGGGGACGAAATAGAGGAATCCATGGAAAGAAAGCTCGTAGACCAGCTTGGCGAACCCATCTTTCTAACCGAGTTCCCTGCCAGCCAAAAAGCATTCTACTTCAAGAGAAAGGATGGTGAAATCACTCTCTCGATGGATTTACTGGTACCATATGTAGGGGAGATAGTGGGTGGAGGCATGCGTGAAGACGATTATGAAACACTCCTCCTCAGGTTAAAGGAAATCAATGCAAACATCGAAGACTATCAATGGTACCTCGACCTCAGAAAGTACGGCTCAGTGCCGCATGGAGGCTTCGGATTGGGAGTCGAAAGAACAGTTGAGTGGATACTTAGACTTCCACACATACGTGAAGCTTGCCTTTTCCCTCGACTAATAAACAGGCTCACACCTTAG
- a CDS encoding valine--tRNA ligase, whose product MPSKIKEPRWDVSKESEIWELWQKERIYRFDEKSEKPVFTIDNPPPYVSGRWHMGGAVHYASIDFIARFLRMKGFEVLYKFGLDRNGLPVEVSVEKEYGIKMTATPREAFITKCKEYLDKVGSDILNICKLMGFSNNSFEWDEIYKTDQDEYRALTQATFIELWKKGYIYEDERPVSWCVDCQTVIAEAEVERQEEETSLYYVKFKVKETGEDLVIATTRPELICACGAVIVNPNDERYKKLHGLTAVTPIYGKEVPIIPHPAAKPEYGTGAVMVCSYGDVVDLRLFRELSLTPTFAINKDGVMTEAAGKYTGLKVVEARKAIVEDLKRMGLLVKSERIIHSQPICWRSKTPIEYVPMKEYYLKMLDFIPRLKEIAEEVEWHPPSAKQLWLNWLNSLTMDWPISRRRYYGTEIPIWYCKKCGAPNLPEPGKYYKPWKEKPPFEKCGKCGASEGFIGEERTFDTWVDSSISPLFISLYPGNVKEKSEPFYRKVSSRPYLCDLRPQGKDIVGTWLNYTMLRILQLLDKPAFKHVWISGHVVDKDGRKMSKSLGNIIYPEPVVAKYGADAVRLYACMAASLGDDIRFDESKVAGISRFLQKLWNIARFISNFPEPTEGFTLTETDRWILSELNKLIKEVDESYSSFDFHPGAVALYNFIWNVFASHYIEMVKARAYNRNGTFSEGEQKAAHWTLHFCLKTILKLLAPITPFITDAIWRQLYGKESIHKEKFPEADQSMILEKDYTKLILETNSAIWKAKKKAGLSLKLPIKAAILPKELEALAMDLREMHCIEELTFSDQAEAPGFEEFQAGGKKIFVAIK is encoded by the coding sequence ATGCCTAGCAAAATTAAGGAGCCTCGTTGGGATGTTTCTAAGGAGTCTGAAATATGGGAGCTTTGGCAAAAAGAGAGGATATATCGCTTTGACGAGAAAAGTGAAAAGCCTGTTTTCACGATAGATAATCCTCCTCCTTATGTGAGCGGTAGGTGGCATATGGGTGGCGCTGTTCACTATGCTTCAATAGATTTTATAGCCCGCTTTTTACGCATGAAAGGCTTCGAAGTACTTTATAAGTTCGGCCTTGACAGGAATGGTCTCCCGGTTGAGGTTAGCGTGGAGAAAGAGTATGGAATAAAGATGACTGCAACTCCCAGAGAGGCGTTTATAACCAAGTGTAAGGAGTATCTCGACAAAGTTGGAAGCGATATTCTAAACATTTGCAAGCTTATGGGCTTTTCCAACAACTCTTTCGAGTGGGATGAAATATACAAAACAGACCAAGACGAGTACAGAGCCCTTACGCAGGCAACCTTCATTGAGTTGTGGAAAAAGGGTTACATTTACGAAGATGAACGCCCCGTGAGTTGGTGCGTGGACTGCCAGACCGTTATAGCTGAAGCTGAGGTCGAGAGACAGGAGGAAGAAACGAGCCTATATTATGTTAAGTTTAAAGTCAAGGAGACTGGAGAAGACCTAGTCATAGCAACGACTAGGCCTGAGCTGATATGTGCATGCGGCGCAGTTATAGTCAACCCCAATGATGAACGCTACAAGAAACTTCATGGCCTAACTGCAGTTACGCCTATTTACGGGAAAGAGGTTCCCATAATCCCCCACCCAGCAGCCAAGCCGGAATATGGGACGGGCGCGGTCATGGTTTGTTCTTACGGAGATGTGGTCGACCTCAGACTTTTTAGGGAACTGTCCCTCACCCCGACTTTCGCGATAAACAAGGATGGAGTGATGACTGAAGCCGCCGGAAAGTACACTGGACTAAAAGTGGTTGAAGCTAGGAAAGCGATAGTCGAAGACCTGAAGCGCATGGGCCTACTAGTTAAATCAGAAAGGATAATTCACAGCCAACCAATATGCTGGAGAAGCAAGACTCCAATAGAATATGTTCCTATGAAAGAATACTACTTGAAAATGCTTGATTTCATCCCTCGTCTTAAAGAAATTGCTGAGGAAGTTGAATGGCACCCTCCATCAGCTAAACAGCTGTGGCTTAACTGGCTTAACTCTCTTACCATGGACTGGCCTATTTCGAGGAGACGTTACTACGGTACAGAGATACCTATATGGTATTGCAAGAAGTGCGGTGCACCGAATCTCCCAGAGCCAGGAAAATATTACAAGCCTTGGAAGGAGAAACCTCCATTCGAAAAGTGTGGCAAGTGCGGCGCCTCGGAGGGCTTCATAGGTGAAGAAAGAACATTCGACACTTGGGTTGACTCGTCGATTTCACCGCTGTTCATCTCTCTATACCCGGGAAATGTTAAGGAAAAGAGCGAGCCATTCTATAGAAAGGTGTCTTCTCGTCCTTACCTCTGTGACCTTCGCCCGCAAGGTAAAGATATCGTAGGAACATGGTTGAATTACACCATGCTGAGAATTCTGCAGCTTCTGGACAAACCGGCGTTTAAACACGTTTGGATAAGTGGGCACGTCGTCGACAAAGATGGACGGAAAATGTCCAAGAGTCTCGGGAATATAATTTACCCTGAACCAGTCGTAGCGAAATACGGTGCTGATGCGGTCAGGCTCTACGCCTGCATGGCCGCATCCCTGGGCGACGACATCCGTTTTGACGAATCCAAGGTTGCTGGCATCTCCCGCTTCCTACAAAAGCTGTGGAATATAGCCCGCTTTATATCGAACTTCCCAGAACCCACTGAAGGTTTCACTCTAACTGAAACAGACCGCTGGATCCTTTCAGAGCTTAACAAGTTGATTAAAGAAGTCGATGAAAGCTACTCCTCTTTTGACTTCCACCCTGGCGCAGTCGCACTATACAACTTCATATGGAATGTTTTCGCTAGTCACTACATTGAAATGGTAAAAGCACGTGCCTATAACAGAAACGGAACATTCAGCGAAGGCGAGCAAAAAGCAGCCCACTGGACATTGCACTTCTGCCTAAAAACAATACTCAAACTCTTGGCCCCAATAACACCCTTCATAACAGATGCCATTTGGAGACAGCTATACGGCAAGGAAAGTATACACAAGGAAAAATTCCCGGAGGCAGACCAATCAATGATTCTAGAGAAAGACTACACGAAGCTGATCCTGGAAACAAACTCCGCTATCTGGAAAGCTAAGAAGAAGGCAGGTCTCTCACTTAAACTTCCGATAAAAGCAGCAATATTGCCGAAAGAATTAGAAGCACTTGCCATGGACCTGCGTGAAATGCACTGTATAGAAGAACTCACATTCTCAGACCAAGCTGAAGCACCTGGTTTCGAGGAGTTCCAAGCAGGAGGGAAAAAGATCTTTGTTGCAATAAAGTAG
- a CDS encoding tyrosine--tRNA ligase, whose translation MDVEEKVQLVKSCSVEIVTEKELRELFEVNDKPVAYDGFEPSGLAHLPVAVYRPIILEKLMKAGIRFKILLADSFAWINNKLGGDIEKIRDAGRYFVEVWKAAGVDLSKVEIVWHKDHFDDPEYWRKVITIAKNVTVSRTMRALTIAGRKESVSNPTAFLFYPVMQCADIFQLEVDICQLGIDQRKVNMLAREIAPILGMRKPIAVHHPLLLGLKPGAREGFDEDEKIDFMISSKMSKSVPESAIFIHDSREEIWRKIRNAFCPPKVVEGNPVMDLMEKIIFEKFKEVTVERKGKEALTFTSYSELKEAYVKGEIHPLDLKEAVARYLDEIISPIRRHFEEDKKARELYERVKSAEITR comes from the coding sequence ATGGACGTTGAAGAGAAGGTACAGCTGGTTAAGAGTTGTAGCGTCGAGATAGTGACCGAAAAAGAGCTGAGGGAGCTCTTCGAAGTCAATGATAAACCCGTGGCGTACGACGGGTTTGAGCCTTCAGGGCTCGCCCACCTTCCAGTTGCAGTCTACAGACCCATAATACTCGAGAAGCTCATGAAGGCAGGCATAAGGTTCAAGATATTGCTGGCGGATAGCTTCGCTTGGATCAATAATAAACTTGGAGGGGACATTGAGAAGATAAGGGACGCTGGAAGGTACTTTGTAGAGGTTTGGAAGGCGGCGGGAGTGGACTTAAGCAAGGTGGAGATTGTCTGGCACAAGGATCACTTTGACGATCCAGAGTACTGGAGGAAAGTCATAACAATTGCGAAGAATGTGACTGTGAGCAGGACGATGAGGGCTCTCACTATCGCTGGTAGAAAGGAGAGTGTTTCAAACCCGACAGCATTCCTGTTCTACCCCGTAATGCAATGCGCTGACATATTCCAGCTTGAAGTGGACATATGCCAGCTCGGCATAGACCAGCGGAAAGTTAACATGCTTGCCAGGGAAATTGCTCCAATACTAGGAATGCGTAAGCCTATAGCGGTCCACCACCCGCTTCTTTTGGGGCTTAAACCAGGAGCGAGAGAAGGGTTTGACGAGGACGAGAAAATAGACTTCATGATAAGCTCCAAGATGAGTAAAAGCGTGCCAGAGTCAGCTATATTCATCCATGATTCAAGAGAGGAAATATGGAGGAAAATCCGCAACGCTTTCTGCCCTCCAAAAGTGGTTGAAGGGAATCCTGTCATGGATCTAATGGAGAAGATAATCTTCGAGAAATTTAAGGAGGTAACTGTCGAGAGGAAAGGGAAGGAGGCGCTAACGTTTACTTCATACAGTGAGCTGAAAGAGGCATATGTTAAAGGAGAGATACACCCCTTAGACCTTAAGGAGGCAGTTGCGAGGTATCTTGACGAGATAATAAGTCCGATAAGGAGACACTTCGAGGAGGATAAAAAGGCGAGGGAACTTTATGAAAGAGTCAAAAGCGCCGAGATAACCAGGTAG
- a CDS encoding class I SAM-dependent methyltransferase produces MFKKPLIGRYLSYHRHDNPHPWVVKFREVFYKVVGHPYLLDFVRACRVLPNLGLRPGLMVLDVGCGWAVWSVALTCENARVVALDLPNEDFWEGCKSARINKIPVDFVLGDGQNLPFREECFDLVIGLDVFEHIPDDVKTVREVRRVLKRGGSLIGTVPTSEGVRFLLRGEGESKMTEDDLKLGHQRRYNSAMIKRLAREAGMKLEKLGYYNQFFSEFAEEVRELLRRFKIPDYVLFPFLLPLVKIDFTLISENVKGTGCYFKMSKV; encoded by the coding sequence TTGTTTAAGAAGCCGTTAATTGGGAGGTATTTGTCATATCACAGGCATGATAATCCGCACCCTTGGGTTGTGAAGTTTAGGGAGGTTTTCTATAAGGTGGTGGGGCATCCTTACCTCCTGGATTTTGTGAGGGCTTGTAGGGTGCTACCAAACTTGGGGTTAAGGCCTGGCCTTATGGTGCTGGATGTTGGTTGCGGATGGGCGGTTTGGAGTGTGGCTCTTACATGTGAGAACGCCAGGGTTGTTGCGCTAGATCTTCCCAACGAGGATTTTTGGGAGGGATGCAAGTCTGCTAGGATCAACAAGATTCCGGTTGACTTTGTTCTCGGCGACGGGCAGAACCTTCCTTTCAGAGAAGAGTGTTTCGATTTAGTGATTGGGTTAGATGTTTTTGAGCATATTCCGGACGATGTAAAAACCGTGAGGGAAGTTAGGCGCGTGTTGAAGCGTGGAGGGAGCCTGATTGGAACTGTTCCTACATCTGAAGGCGTGAGGTTCCTGTTGCGAGGTGAGGGAGAAAGTAAAATGACAGAGGATGACTTAAAACTTGGTCACCAGAGGAGGTATAACAGTGCTATGATTAAGAGGCTGGCAAGAGAGGCAGGTATGAAACTTGAAAAGTTGGGATACTATAATCAGTTTTTCAGTGAGTTTGCTGAAGAGGTAAGGGAGCTGCTTCGCAGGTTTAAGATTCCCGACTATGTCCTGTTTCCATTCTTGCTTCCACTTGTGAAGATAGACTTTACTTTGATTTCGGAGAACGTTAAGGGGACTGGGTGTTACTTTAAAATGTCTAAGGTGTGA
- a CDS encoding roadblock/LC7 domain-containing protein has product MAEDVRKRLVNVLKELERRVADVLGSAVVSSEGMLVASDLPSEVADPRLVAAMAVATLGIGKRTVAELGQGMLQRVLITGSGGQTVVMSVGEEHLLTVLVRSDANLGLVFWEMEKAIEEIKKLLY; this is encoded by the coding sequence ATGGCTGAGGATGTTAGAAAAAGGCTTGTTAATGTTTTGAAGGAATTAGAGCGGCGGGTGGCTGACGTTCTAGGTAGTGCTGTGGTTTCTAGTGAGGGAATGCTTGTGGCTTCCGATTTGCCTTCAGAAGTGGCTGACCCACGACTTGTCGCCGCTATGGCTGTGGCCACGCTAGGTATTGGTAAAAGAACTGTAGCTGAGCTTGGCCAAGGGATGTTACAGCGCGTTTTAATAACTGGAAGCGGGGGGCAAACTGTGGTCATGAGCGTGGGTGAAGAGCACCTCTTAACAGTCCTAGTTAGAAGTGATGCTAACCTAGGACTTGTTTTTTGGGAGATGGAGAAAGCTATTGAGGAAATTAAAAAGCTGCTTTACTAG